A genome region from Eremothecium gossypii ATCC 10895 chromosome VII, complete sequence includes the following:
- a CDS encoding pleiotropic drug resistance family ABC transporter (Non-syntenic homolog of Saccharomyces cerevisiae YPL058C (PDR12)), translated as MEFFNANLTANRASHVSAGASTSIGEADRPYVGLAEDLEEQEVIRSLAQTLSRSSAAEYELQPTSADPSALFGPDKDARLDPESDEFDPRYWVRTIRNLYASDPDHYKPAELCVVIQNLRVCGVSADTDYQATVGNSPLKALRMLYQMTPFARGREKSEFDILKPLDVVFEPGRLCVVLGRPGAGCSTLLKTVGARTYGFTVAPESEISYSGFSQKEIKNHLRGEVIYSAESDTHFASLPVGYTLEFAARCRCPQVRPGGVKREVFYKHYAAAVMAMYGLSHTRYTKVGNDYIRGVSGGERKRVSLAEVTLAGAKLQCWDNCTRGLDSATALEFVRALRDNAEVMRTTQLIAIYQCSEAAYSLFDDVLVLYEGYMIYFGPRKLAKGYFLRMGWECPPRQTSADFLTSVTSPFERKSQPGYEDKVPRTAREFYEYWLRSPEHAVAMKQIQRRIAEAKTDAAREQLRDHHIVRQARHVKSSSPYLISFYMQFRAIVDRNWQRLRGDPSVYLFSIVAYSIMGLILASCFLNLKPDTNSLFNRGSALFTAVLLNSFFSFLEIMSLFEARAIVKKHKSYAFYRPSADAFASIFTELPAKFTVCICFNVPFYFMVNLRRSTGAFFFYMLVSLTATFAMSHLFRSVGAACKTLYVTMFPASLLLLGLAVYVGFVIPQKNILGWSRWLFYLNPIARIMEAMVANEFDGRIFECSRMVPDGSFYEGFPISNKVCLSVGAVPGQSFVNGTRYIEFAYGYNTKNKWMNWGIVLAYAFFFLGVYLILIEYNKSGMQKGEMAVFLRSTLKKIKKQNKKAINCDIEFGNAPGKESSTIGSDQSRELIQRIGSDSIFHWRDVCYDIQIKNETRRILTNVDGWVKPGTLTALMGYSGAGKTTLLDVLANRVRVGVVTGNIFVDGHLRDTSFQRKTGYCQQQDLHGRTQTVRDALKFSAYLRQPQSISRAEKNAYVEDIIKLLGMEAYADAVVGVTGEGLNVEQRKRLTIGVELVAKPELLLFLDEPTSGLDSQTAWSICQLIKKLVNHGQAILCTIHQPSAILMQEFDRLLLLSNGGRTVYFGPLGEGCSTMIQYFENHGSQKFPEACNPAEFMLEIIGAAPGSHALQDYHEIWKNSDEYQSVQEELHRMEMELWHKPRFETSDQNKEFASSIWYQYIIVSRRVLQQYWRSPEYLWSKIFMSIFASLFIGFSFFKSKTSIQGLQNQMFAVFLFLVVLTPLVQQMLPQYVEQRDLFEVRERHSKTFSWKVFLLSQITAEIPWAILGATISFFCFYYPVGFYTHATDAANRAERGFLFWLLCVTFYIFSATFGQFCIAGLEKAEPAAILANFYFTMCLIFSGVLVTKDNLPRFWIWMYYLSPVTYLVSALLSTGSGNMTVECAPEELIKFAPPKGLFCALYLEPFANNAESVLLNPAATDLCTVCPIKNSDYYLALVNIFYNHRWRDWGIFTIFVATNIIGFAATYWFFRVPKSTHITIKTKANVKEQEQEQEHQ; from the coding sequence ATGGAATTTTTTAACGCAAATTTGACAGCGAATAGAGCATCCCATGTATCGGCAGGTGCCAGCACGAGCATAGGCGAAGCTGATCGGCCCTATGTAGGCTTGGCAGAAGATCTTGAGGAGCAAGAGGTAATTCGCTCGCTAGCACAGACGCTGAGCCGGTCATCTGCTGCTGAGTACGAATTGCAGCCCACATCAGCCGATCCCTCCGCATTGTTCGGGCCTGACAAGGATGCCCGGCTAGACCCTGAGTCGGATGAGTTCGATCCGCGATACTGGGTGCGCACGATACGCAATCTGTACGCCAGCGACCCTGACCACTATAAACCTGCGGAACTGTGTGTGGTGATTCAGAACTTGCGTGTATGCGGTGTGTCGGCAGACACAGATTACCAGGCGACGGTTGGAAACTCGCCGTTGAAGGCTTTGCGGATGTTGTACCAGATGACACCTTTTGCACGTGGTCGGGAAAAAAGCGAATTTGACATACTAAAGCCGTTGGACGTGGTGTTTGAGCCCGGGAGGCTGTGTGTTGTGTTAGGGCGCCCTGGCGCGGGCTGCTCCACCCTACTCAAAACAGTGGGTGCACGGACGTACGGGTTTACCGTTGCTCCAGAATCGGAGATCAGTTACAGCGGATTTTCGCAGAAGGAGATAAAAAATCACTTGCGTGGGGAGGTGATCTACTCCGCAGAGTCTGACACACATTTCGCGAGTCTGCCAGTTGGATATACGCTAGAGTTTGCGGCTCGGTGTCGCTGTCCGCAGGTACGTCCTGGTGGGGTTAAGCGCGAAGTATTTTACAAGCATTATGCAGCCGCCGTGATGGCAATGTATGGGCTCTCGCATACTCGCTATACCAAAGTGGGCAACGACTACATAAGGGGTGTATCTGGCGGCGAGAGGAAGCGCGTGTCACTTGCAGAGGTTACTTTGGCGGGCGCGAAGCTCCAATGCTGGGATAACTGCACCCGTGGACTGGACTCTGCAACCGCTCTGGAGTTTGTGCGTGCGCTAAGGGATAACGCGGAGGTGATGCGGACGACACAGCTCATCGCAATTTATCAGTGCTCTGAAGCTGCCTATAGCCTATTTGACGATGTGTTGGTGCTATATGAGGGTTATATGATCTACTTTGGGCCACGTAAGTTAGCTAAGGGCTACTTTTTGCGCATGGGCTGGGAATGCCCTCCGCGACAGACTTCTGCAGACTTCTTGACGTCTGTTACATCGCCTTTCGAAAGAAAGTCACAGCCCGGGTATGAGGACAAGGTACCCCGCACAGCGCGGGAATTCTACGAATATTGGCTACGTTCACCGGAGCACGCGGTTGCTATGAAACAAATCCAAAGGAGGATAGCTGAGGCAAAGACGGATGCAGCCCGTGAACAGCTTAGGGATCACCATATAGTGCGCCAGGCTAGGCATGTAAAGTCATCTTCGCCTTATTTAATTTCCTTCTACATGCAATTTCGCGCCATTGTGGATCGTAACTGGCAACGGCTGAGGGGTGATCCGTCAGTTTACCTGTTTTCGATTGTCGCATACTCCATCATGGGCTTGATCCTCGCCTCGTGTTTTTTGAATCTAAAACCGGATACAAATTCGTTGTTTAATAGGGGTTCCGCGTTATTCACCGCTGTCCTACTGAACTCTTTCTTCTCATTTCTGGAAATCATGTCTTTGTTTGAGGCGCGTGCAATTGTTAAGAAGCACAAGTCATACGCCTTCTATCGTCCTTCTGCTGATGCATTCGCTTCGATATTTACAGAGCTACCCGCTAAGTTCACCGTCTGTATCTGTTTCAATGTGCCCTTCTATTTCATGGTGAACTTGAGAAGGTCTACAGGAGCGTTCTTCTTTTATATGCTTGTATCCCTGACTGCCACCTTCGCGATGTCTCATTTATTCCGTAGTGTTGGTGCTGCCTGTAAAACGCTTTATGTCACCATGTTTCCTGCTTCTTTGCTCCTGCTTGGCCTGGCCGTTTACGTTGGTTTTGTTATTCCTCAGAAGAACATCTTAGGCTGGTCCAGATGGCTCTTCTATTTAAATCCAATCGCACGCATCATGGAAGCCATGGTTGCGAATGAATTTGACGGACGCATATTCGAATGTTCTCGAATGGTACCCGATGGTAGTTTCTATGAGGGATTCCCTATTTCGAATAAAGTCTGCTTGTCGGTGGGAGCAGTTCCTGGTCAGAGCTTTGTAAATGGGACCCGTTACATAGAGTTTGCTTATGGTTACAACACCAAAAACAAGTGGATGAATTGGGGGATCGTTCTTGCTTATGCATTTTTCTTCTTAGGTGTTTATCTGATCTTAATTGAGTATAATAAAAGTGGGATGCAAAAAGGTGAAATGGCTGTATTCCTAAGGTCAACTTTGAAGAAAATAAAAAAGCAAAATAAAAAGGCCATCAACTGCGACATAGAATTTGGTAATGCACCAGGAAAGGAATCTAGTACTATAGGAAGTGACCAATCCCGCGAACTTATTCAGAGAATTGGTTCTGATAGCATTTTCCACTGGCGAGATGTCTGCTATGATATACAGATTAAGAATGAAACCAGGAGGATCCTAACCAACGTGGATGGTTGGGTAAAGCCTGGGACTTTGACTGCTCTGATGGGTTATTCAGGTGCAGGTAAGACGACATTGTTGGATGTTTTGGCCAATAGAGTTCGGGTGGGTGTTGTAACTGGTAATATTTTTGTTGATGGACACCTCAGAGACACTTCTTTTCAACGTAAGACAGGGTATTGCCAACAACAAGATCTTCATGGACGTACTCAAACTGTGCGTGATGCGCTAAAATTTAGTGCATACCTACGCCAGCCCCAATCCATTTCGAGAGCTGAAAAGAACGCTTATGTTGAGGATATAATTAAATTACTGGGAATGGAAGCTTATGCTGACGCTGTTGTTGGAGTCACCGGCGAAGGACTGAACGTTGAACAGAGGAAGCGCTTAACCATTGGCGTCGAACTCGTGGCAAAACCAGAACTGTTGCTGTTTTTGGATGAACCCACCTCAGGTTTAGACTCGCAAACTGCGTGGTCTATCTGTCAACTAATAAAAAAGTTGGTTAATCATGGTCAAGCAATTCTGTGTACGATTCACCAACCTTCTGCCATTTTAATGCAGGAGTTTGATCGCCTGTTGCTCTTGTCTAATGGTGGTAGAACAGTTTACTTTGGCCCTTTGGGTGAAGGATGTTCGACTATGATCCAGTACTTTGAGAACCATGGATCCCAAAAATTCCCTGAAGCGTGTAATCCTGCGGAATTTATGCTTGAGATTATTGGTGCTGCACCTGGTTCCCATGCTCTTCAAGACTATCACGAAATTTGGAAGAACTCCGATGAGTATCAGTCAGTTCAGGAAGAATTACATAGAATGGAGATGGAACTTTGGCATAAACCGAGATTCGAAACTTCAGATCAGAACAAAGAATTTGCCTCTTCCATATGGTATCAATACATCATCGTATCTAGAAGAGTGCTACAACAATATTGGAGGTCGCCAGAATATTTATGGAGTAAGATTTTCATGAGCATATTTGCCTCTCTTTTTATCGGTTTCTCTTTCTTCAAGTCGAAGACCTCTATCCAAGGGTTACAGAATCAAATGTTTGCAGTTTTCCTATTTCTAGTAGTTCTTACTCCCTTGGTTCAGCAGATGCTCCCGCAATATGTGGAGCAAAGGGACTTGTTCGAAGTGAGAGAGAGACATTCGAAGACATTTTCCTGGAAAGTGTTCCTTCTATCCCAAATTACCGCAGAGATTCCCTGGGCGATATTGGGCGCTACAATATCCTTTTTCTGCTTTTATTATCCAGTTGGATTTTACACACATGCTACCGACGCAGCAAACCGGGCAGAGCGTGGATTCCTTTTTTGGTTGCTATGCGTAACCTTCTATATCTTCTCGGCTACCTTTGGACAATTTTGTATTGCCGGCTTAGAGAAAGCAGAACCTGCGGCGATATTGGCCAACTTTTACTTCACCATGTGTTTAATCTTCAGTGGTGTTTTAGTTACCAAGGATAATCTACCTCGTTTCTGGATATGGATGTATTATCTCTCTCCAGTAACATACTTAGTTTCTGCCCTTCTGTCGACCGGTTCGGGTAATATGACTGTTGAATGTGCCCCTGAGGAACTAATAAAATTCGCTCCGCCAAAAGGACTCTTTTGTGCACTTTACCTTGAGCCGTTTGCAAATAATGCAGAATCGGTATTGCTCAACCCTGCAGCCACTGATCTTTGTACAGTCTGCCCTATAAAGAATTCGGACTATTATCTTGCGTTAGTTAACATTTTCTACAATCACAGATGGAGGGATTGGGGGATTTTCACGATATTTGTAGCAACAAATATCATAGGGTTTGCTGCAACTTATTGGTTCTTTCGTGTTCCTAAGTCCACTCATATCACCATCAAGACCAAGGCAAATGTAAAAGAGCAAGAGCAAGAGCAAGAGCATCAGTAA
- the ZRT2 gene encoding low-affinity Zn(2+) transporter ZRT2 (Non-syntenic homolog of Saccharomyces cerevisiae YLR130C (ZRT2) and YGL255W (ZRT1)) has protein sequence MILEANDSLFGPLFKRHSHSHSEEPEECPTENEYDGSDGIRILSVFIILLASAIGTFFPMLGSRFSRVRLPTWAFFFAKYFGSGVIVATGFIHLLLHGHESLSNPCLGGVLSEYPWAFAICMMSLFTLFFVEINSHHFVNKAARSTAVAVAGDEKSIKEDESTEDTPPKPNTAVSGANSAVVSQHFAHDECHQDLEQAKSLAADPNREQYLNQLISLFILEFGVVFHSVLIGLSLAVTAEDHFTTLFVVLIFHQMFEGMGLGARIAETEWGVHRKWTPWLLGLGYCLSTPIAIAIGLGVRHSFAPESRPSLIVNGVFDSLSAGILLYTGLIELMAHEFLFSNSFKGEGGFNKMMQGFVYMCLGAGLMALLGKWA, from the coding sequence ATGATACTGGAAGCTAACGACTCGCTCTTTGGACCGTTATTCAAGAGGCATTCTCATTCGCATTCAGAGGAGCCCGAGGAGTGTCCCACCGAGAACGAGTATGATGGCAGCGATGGTATTCGTATATTATCTGTTTTCATAATTCTGTTGGCATCCGCCATTGGTACCTTCTTCCCTATGTTGGGATCACGGTTTAGCCGTGTGCGTCTGCCCACCTGGGCCTTTTTTTTTGCCAAATACTTCGGTTCAGGTGTCATCGTTGCCACAGGGTTCATTCACTTATTACTTCATGGACATGAGAGTTTGAGTAATCCATGTTTGGGTGGCGTTCTGTCTGAGTACCCCTGGGCTTTTGCCATCTGTATGATGTCCCTATTCACATTGTTCTTCGTCGAAATTAATAGTCATCATTTTGTCAACAAGGCTGCTCGCAGCACGGCTGTTGCGGTTGCCGGGGACGAGAAGAGCATTAAAGAAGACGAATCAACAGAAGACACACCGCCGAAGCCAAATACTGCTGTCAGTGGAGCGAATTCCGCTGTAGTCAGTCAGCATTTTGCGCATGATGAATGCCACCAGGATTTAGAGCAGGCTAAGAGTCTAGCCGCTGACCCAAACAGAGAGCAATACCTGAACCAGTTGATCAGTCTTTTCATTTTGGAATTCGGTGTTGTGTTCCACTCTGTTCTGATTGGGCTTTCGCTTGCGGTCACTGCGGAAGATCATTTCACTACGTTGTTTGTTGTCCTTATTTTCCATCAGATGTTTGAAGGCATGGGGTTGGGTGCCCGTATCGCTGAAACTGAGTGGGGTGTGCATCGGAAGTGGACCCCTTGGCTCCTTGGCCTGGGCTACTGCTTGTCCACCCCCATCGCCATCGCCATCGGTCTCGGGGTCAGACACTCCTTTGCTCCAGAATCGAGGCCCTCCTTGATAGTTAACGGAGTCTTTGACTCTCTATCCGCCGGTATTTTGCTGTACACTGGTCTGATTGAACTGATGGCCCATGAATTCTTGTTTTCCAACTCCTTCAAAGGAGAGGGTGGTTTCAACAAGATGATGCAGGGCTTCGTGTACATGTGTCTCGGAGCAGGTCTCATGGCGCTCTTAGGGAAGTGGGCCTGA